From Polaribacter butkevichii, a single genomic window includes:
- the ric gene encoding iron-sulfur cluster repair di-iron protein gives MKITKDNTVAEVVTYNIKTADVFKKHGIDFCCGGGISIEKACKKHNVSFEEMEKELLNINNPTSNAYNYDSWKLDFLVDHIINIHHAYVTESTPIIIQYAAKVAKVHGHHYTEVVEINKLFIEVANELAAHLKKEEMVLFPFIKQLVKAEKEETKAPKQHFGTVNNPIRMMEEEHENAGDILKEIKRLSNNYTPPEGACNTFKALYAKLEEFEQDLHQHIHLENNILFPKAILLEKKNNQ, from the coding sequence ATGAAAATTACAAAAGATAATACAGTGGCAGAAGTAGTTACCTATAATATTAAAACTGCAGATGTATTTAAAAAACACGGAATAGACTTTTGCTGTGGCGGAGGAATATCAATAGAAAAAGCATGTAAAAAACATAATGTTTCTTTTGAAGAAATGGAAAAAGAACTATTAAATATAAACAATCCAACGTCTAATGCTTATAATTATGATAGTTGGAAACTAGATTTTTTAGTAGATCATATTATAAATATTCATCATGCGTATGTTACAGAAAGTACTCCTATAATAATACAGTATGCTGCAAAAGTAGCAAAAGTTCATGGCCACCATTATACAGAAGTTGTAGAGATTAATAAATTGTTTATAGAGGTTGCAAATGAATTAGCTGCCCATCTAAAAAAGGAAGAAATGGTTTTGTTTCCTTTTATTAAGCAATTGGTAAAAGCAGAAAAAGAAGAAACAAAGGCACCTAAACAACATTTTGGTACGGTAAATAACCCTATTAGAATGATGGAAGAAGAGCATGAAAATGCAGGTGACATTTTAAAAGAAATAAAACGTCTTTCTAATAATTATACACCACCAGAAGGAGCTTGTAATACGTTTAAAGCCTTGTATGCAAAATTAGAAGAGTTTGAACAAGATTTACATCAGCACATACATTTAGAAAATAATATTTTGTTTCCAAAAGCTATTCTTTTAGAAAAGAAAAATAACCAATAA